A single region of the Paraburkholderia megapolitana genome encodes:
- a CDS encoding ABC transporter ATP-binding protein produces MQNPKAAVTAGSTDMPRPPRLGDEILNVKEVCRGFNKSQGELLVLDGVNVALREGEIVGLLGRSGSGKSTLLRIIAGLIEPTGGDVTYMGQPLDGPAKGVAMVFQTFALFPWLTVLQNVEAGLEAQGVGARERRERALAAIDLIGLDGFENAYPRELSGGMRQRVGFARALVVDPTLLLMDEPFSALDVLTAETLRTDLLDLWTQGRMPIKSVLIVTHNIEEAVFMCDRILVLSSNPGRVIAEIKVPFKHPRNRLDPAFRRLVDDIYAKMTARQTDEATKKGLELGSWLPQVSTNLMAGLIETLAAPPYHGRADMPEIARSLHLEVDDLFPIAEVLQYLGFADVREGDVFLTPPARVFSEFGTQERKMMFADHLLRHVPLAARIKKVLNERPGHRAPRVRFEQELEDFLSDSAAEETLDSVIDWGRYGEIFSYNDQTEIFSLEDVES; encoded by the coding sequence ATGCAAAATCCTAAAGCTGCCGTAACCGCCGGGTCCACCGATATGCCGAGGCCGCCGCGCCTCGGCGACGAAATCCTGAACGTCAAGGAAGTGTGCCGCGGCTTCAACAAGTCGCAGGGCGAACTGCTGGTCCTCGACGGTGTGAACGTGGCGCTGCGCGAAGGCGAGATCGTCGGCTTGCTAGGTCGTTCGGGCTCGGGCAAGTCGACTTTGCTGCGCATCATCGCCGGACTGATCGAGCCGACCGGCGGCGACGTGACCTACATGGGCCAGCCGCTGGACGGCCCCGCCAAGGGCGTCGCGATGGTCTTCCAGACCTTCGCATTGTTCCCGTGGCTGACCGTGCTGCAGAACGTGGAAGCGGGTCTCGAGGCGCAGGGCGTCGGAGCACGCGAGCGACGCGAACGGGCGCTTGCCGCGATCGATCTGATCGGTCTCGACGGTTTCGAGAACGCGTATCCGCGCGAGCTGTCCGGCGGTATGCGGCAGCGCGTCGGGTTCGCGCGCGCGCTCGTCGTCGATCCGACCTTGCTGCTGATGGACGAACCGTTCTCCGCACTCGACGTGCTGACCGCCGAAACCCTGCGTACCGATCTGCTCGATCTGTGGACGCAAGGACGTATGCCGATCAAGTCGGTGCTGATCGTCACGCACAACATCGAAGAAGCGGTGTTCATGTGCGACCGGATTCTCGTGCTGTCGTCGAATCCGGGCCGCGTGATCGCGGAGATCAAGGTGCCGTTCAAGCATCCGCGCAACCGGCTCGATCCGGCGTTCCGCCGGCTCGTCGACGATATCTACGCGAAGATGACCGCGCGCCAGACCGACGAAGCGACGAAGAAGGGCCTGGAGCTGGGCAGCTGGCTGCCGCAGGTGTCGACCAACCTGATGGCGGGTCTGATCGAAACACTCGCGGCGCCGCCGTATCACGGCCGCGCGGACATGCCGGAAATCGCCCGTTCGCTGCATCTCGAGGTCGACGATCTGTTCCCGATCGCCGAAGTATTGCAGTACCTCGGTTTTGCCGACGTGCGCGAAGGCGACGTGTTCCTCACGCCGCCGGCGCGCGTGTTCTCCGAGTTCGGCACGCAGGAACGCAAGATGATGTTTGCCGACCATCTGCTGCGCCATGTGCCGCTGGCGGCGCGGATCAAGAAGGTGCTCAACGAACGCCCTGGCCATCGCGCGCCGCGCGTGCGTTTCGAGCAGGAGCTGGAGGATTTTCTGTCGGACAGCGCCGCGGAAGAGACGCTCGATTCCGTGATCGACTGGGGCCGTTACGGCGAGATCTTCTCGTATAACGACCAGACGGAAATTTTCAGTCTCGAGGACGTGGAGTCCTGA
- a CDS encoding sigma-54-dependent transcriptional regulator, whose amino-acid sequence MPHVLIVDDDPATREALAAIIGEDGLTTATAGDLREARIQLVRQMPDVVFTDLKLPDGSGVDLFEDLDPRSGVEVIVITGHATVESAVSALKMGAADYLVKPINMQRVKAILSRLPRPGDLKAEIGTLRGELRRMGRFGLMLGNSPAMQEVYDQIGRVAPTAASVMLVGESGTGKEVAAQTVHELSLRRKHAFLAVNCGAISPNLIESEMFGHERGSFTGADRQHKGYFERANGGTLFLDEITEMPVELQVKLLRVLETGMFMRVGTTKEIETDVRVIAATNRDPEQAVLEGKLRLDLYHRLNVFPISLPPLRERGKDVELLAQAFLEDLNERHSTRKHFPPAVKEMLMSYPWPGNVRELKNYVQRAHIMSGTDSDSTATVPLQITLSKPATGTAVTIPFGTSLAEADRQLILATLDQCGGVKTRAAEILGISLKTLYNRLVEYGNDANRADDADSTDESRALGDASA is encoded by the coding sequence ATGCCACACGTACTGATTGTCGATGACGATCCGGCCACCCGCGAGGCGCTGGCCGCCATCATCGGAGAAGACGGCTTGACCACCGCCACGGCGGGCGACTTGCGCGAAGCGCGCATCCAGCTCGTGCGGCAGATGCCGGATGTGGTGTTCACCGATCTCAAGCTGCCGGATGGCAGCGGGGTGGATCTGTTCGAAGATCTCGATCCGCGCTCGGGTGTCGAGGTGATTGTGATCACTGGCCACGCGACGGTCGAGTCCGCCGTGAGTGCGCTGAAAATGGGCGCGGCCGACTATCTCGTCAAGCCGATCAACATGCAGCGCGTGAAGGCGATCCTGTCGCGTCTGCCGCGCCCCGGCGATCTCAAGGCCGAGATCGGTACGCTGCGCGGCGAGTTGCGCCGGATGGGCCGCTTTGGCTTGATGCTGGGCAATTCGCCGGCGATGCAAGAGGTCTACGATCAGATCGGTCGGGTTGCGCCGACGGCGGCGTCCGTAATGCTGGTCGGCGAATCGGGCACCGGCAAGGAAGTGGCGGCGCAGACCGTGCATGAGCTGAGCCTGCGCCGCAAGCATGCGTTTCTCGCCGTGAACTGCGGCGCGATTTCGCCGAACCTGATCGAGTCGGAGATGTTCGGCCACGAGCGCGGTTCGTTCACCGGCGCGGATCGTCAGCACAAGGGTTACTTCGAACGCGCGAACGGCGGCACGCTGTTTCTCGACGAAATCACCGAGATGCCGGTCGAGCTGCAGGTGAAACTGCTGCGCGTGCTCGAAACCGGTATGTTCATGCGCGTCGGTACGACGAAGGAAATCGAAACCGACGTGCGCGTGATCGCCGCGACCAATCGCGACCCGGAGCAGGCCGTGCTCGAAGGCAAGCTACGTCTCGACCTGTATCACCGTCTGAACGTCTTTCCGATCAGCCTGCCGCCGCTGCGCGAGCGCGGCAAGGACGTCGAACTGCTCGCCCAGGCATTCCTCGAGGATCTCAACGAACGGCACAGCACACGCAAGCATTTCCCGCCCGCGGTCAAGGAGATGCTGATGTCGTATCCGTGGCCGGGCAATGTGCGTGAGCTCAAGAACTACGTGCAGCGCGCGCACATCATGTCGGGCACGGATTCGGACAGCACCGCGACGGTGCCGCTACAGATCACGCTGTCGAAACCCGCTACCGGGACCGCGGTGACGATTCCGTTCGGCACGTCGCTGGCCGAAGCGGACCGTCAGCTGATTCTTGCGACGCTCGACCAGTGCGGCGGCGTCAAGACGCGCGCGGCGGAGATCCTCGGTATCAGCTTGAAGACGCTGTATAACCGCCTCGTCGAATACGGCAACGACGCGAATCGTGCCGACGACGCCGATTCGACCGATGAGTCGCGCGCGCTCGGTGACGCAAGCGCCTGA
- a CDS encoding YbhB/YbcL family Raf kinase inhibitor-like protein: MADFRVWSDDFPVNGFMPKAHEFDDRAFGVDGENVSPALQWDAPPADTQSFALTVYDPDAPTGSGFWHWVVVNLPADTRSLPRNAGKADGSLLPAGALQVRNDYGTVGFGGAAPPRGDKPHRYIFRVHALKVAHLPITAETTNAVARFMTHLNELDSATHTGLYELK; this comes from the coding sequence ATGGCCGATTTCCGAGTCTGGTCCGACGACTTTCCCGTCAACGGTTTCATGCCGAAAGCCCACGAGTTCGACGACAGAGCGTTTGGCGTCGACGGCGAAAATGTGTCGCCCGCGCTGCAATGGGATGCACCGCCCGCCGATACGCAGAGCTTCGCGCTCACCGTCTACGATCCCGACGCGCCGACCGGCAGCGGCTTCTGGCACTGGGTCGTCGTCAATCTCCCCGCCGATACCCGTTCGCTGCCGCGCAACGCCGGCAAAGCCGACGGCAGCCTGTTGCCGGCGGGCGCGCTGCAGGTACGCAATGACTACGGCACGGTGGGTTTCGGCGGGGCTGCGCCGCCGCGCGGCGACAAACCGCACCGCTACATCTTCCGGGTGCACGCGCTGAAGGTCGCGCATCTGCCGATCACCGCAGAGACGACGAATGCGGTCGCGCGCTTCATGACACATCTGAACGAACTCGATTCGGCGACGCACACGGGCCTGTACGAACTGAAGTAA
- a CDS encoding very short patch repair endonuclease, giving the protein MVDVVDPATRSRMMSGIRGRNTKPEVLIRSLLHRRGLRFRLDARDLPGRPDIVLPRYRAVVFVHGCFWHGHDCHLFKWPQTRPEFWRDKIGRNRSNDEKAQRLLLEQGWRVATVWECALRGAHRDLDGVLQRLIDWLHSEEALTFEERGTAPPARAQAPAG; this is encoded by the coding sequence ATGGTCGACGTCGTCGACCCGGCCACACGCAGCCGGATGATGTCCGGCATTCGCGGGCGCAACACGAAGCCGGAGGTTCTGATCCGCAGCCTGCTGCATCGGCGGGGCTTGCGCTTTCGCCTCGATGCACGCGATCTGCCGGGGCGTCCCGATATCGTGTTGCCGCGTTATCGCGCGGTGGTGTTCGTGCACGGTTGTTTCTGGCATGGCCACGACTGCCACCTCTTCAAATGGCCGCAGACACGCCCCGAATTCTGGCGCGACAAGATCGGCCGCAATCGCAGCAACGATGAAAAGGCACAGCGCCTGCTACTCGAACAAGGGTGGCGTGTCGCGACCGTGTGGGAGTGCGCGCTGCGCGGCGCGCACCGCGATCTCGACGGCGTACTGCAGCGTCTCATCGACTGGTTGCACAGCGAAGAAGCGCTCACCTTCGAAGAACGCGGCACCGCACCGCCGGCGCGAGCCCAGGCGCCGGCCGGATAG
- a CDS encoding DUF883 family protein, with protein sequence MTETTEQLALGRQKVVEDLRVLLADSEEMLRLAGAVPGEGVDALRERLRTHVDALQETLSDAQSAAHRRYRAAAVNTERYVRHNPWQAVGIAAGIGFVLGALAAR encoded by the coding sequence ATGACAGAAACCACGGAACAACTGGCCCTCGGCCGGCAGAAGGTCGTCGAGGATCTGCGCGTGCTATTGGCGGACTCGGAAGAAATGCTGCGGCTCGCGGGCGCGGTGCCGGGCGAGGGCGTCGATGCATTGCGCGAGCGTCTTCGCACGCACGTCGATGCGCTGCAGGAGACGCTGTCCGATGCGCAGTCGGCGGCACATCGACGTTATCGCGCGGCGGCTGTCAATACCGAGCGCTATGTGCGTCACAACCCGTGGCAGGCCGTCGGTATTGCGGCTGGCATCGGCTTCGTGCTCGGTGCGCTGGCTGCGCGTTGA
- a CDS encoding DUF4148 domain-containing protein, with product MKSLIKAVALAAILAAPVVSFAQSNQPLTRAQVRAELVQLEKAGYNPATANDYDYPANIQAAEAKVAAENGAAQTAYGPSMSGSSDAGRPATAAGAKSIYFGQ from the coding sequence ATGAAATCCCTGATCAAAGCTGTCGCTCTTGCCGCAATCCTCGCCGCTCCGGTGGTGTCGTTTGCTCAATCGAACCAACCGCTCACCCGCGCCCAAGTTCGCGCCGAGCTGGTTCAGCTGGAAAAGGCGGGCTATAACCCCGCGACCGCTAACGACTACGACTATCCGGCCAACATTCAGGCTGCGGAAGCAAAGGTCGCTGCGGAGAACGGCGCCGCGCAAACCGCCTACGGCCCGTCGATGAGCGGTTCGTCGGATGCGGGCCGCCCGGCCACGGCAGCCGGCGCGAAGAGCATTTACTTCGGTCAGTAA
- a CDS encoding sigma-54 interaction domain-containing protein — MASIDLDSPTAGGTTAAQAKPRNAQHVAGLRSYGLLYGSSPAMLDLYEQIERVASTDATALIIGESGTGKELVARTIHDQSTRKEAPFIAVNCGAIPDELIEAELFGHEKGSFTGAVQGRIGYFEHANNGTLFLDEVTEMSPVRQVKLLRALETGTFFRVGGTELIHSNVRVIAATNRDPAVAVKENGLREDLMYRLAVFPLRAPPLREREGDRELLAQYFLAALNEQEGASKTFSKRALDTLRTWSWPGNVRELKNAIYRAFILAETVVELPHPHLAARIKKPLTQGDSMSVWIGTPLADAQKQIILGTLKYCGGDKRRAAKALGVSLKTLYNRLSTYGDEAADEPTSDEA; from the coding sequence ATGGCGTCAATCGATCTGGACTCGCCCACTGCCGGCGGCACCACAGCGGCACAGGCGAAGCCTCGCAACGCACAGCACGTTGCGGGGCTCAGGTCGTATGGTCTGTTGTACGGTTCGTCACCGGCGATGCTCGATCTCTACGAGCAGATCGAGCGCGTCGCATCGACCGATGCAACCGCGCTGATCATCGGCGAATCGGGGACCGGCAAGGAACTGGTCGCACGGACGATTCACGATCAAAGCACGCGCAAGGAGGCGCCGTTTATCGCGGTGAACTGCGGCGCGATTCCCGACGAATTGATCGAAGCCGAGTTGTTCGGCCACGAGAAAGGCAGTTTCACCGGTGCCGTCCAGGGGCGGATCGGATACTTCGAACACGCGAACAACGGCACGCTGTTTCTCGACGAGGTCACCGAGATGTCGCCGGTGCGCCAGGTCAAGCTGCTGCGCGCGCTGGAGACGGGCACGTTCTTTCGGGTCGGCGGCACTGAACTGATTCACTCGAATGTCCGCGTGATCGCCGCGACCAATCGCGATCCAGCCGTTGCCGTCAAGGAAAACGGCCTGCGCGAAGATTTGATGTACCGGCTCGCGGTGTTTCCGTTGCGCGCGCCGCCGCTGCGCGAGCGCGAAGGCGATCGCGAACTGCTCGCGCAATACTTCCTCGCGGCGCTGAACGAACAGGAAGGCGCGAGCAAAACCTTCAGCAAACGCGCGCTGGACACGCTGCGCACATGGTCGTGGCCCGGCAACGTGCGCGAACTGAAGAACGCGATCTACCGTGCATTCATCCTCGCGGAAACGGTCGTCGAACTGCCGCATCCGCATCTCGCCGCGCGCATAAAAAAGCCGCTCACCCAGGGCGACTCGATGAGCGTGTGGATCGGCACGCCGCTCGCGGACGCGCAGAAGCAGATCATCCTCGGTACGTTGAAGTACTGCGGCGGCGACAAGCGGCGCGCGGCCAAAGCGCTCGGCGTGAGCCTGAAGACGCTCTACAACCGCCTGAGTACATACGGCGACGAAGCGGCTGACGAACCGACCAGCGACGAAGCGTAG
- a CDS encoding MFS transporter, translating to MTAATEQGLPLPARYWAIIVVALGVTLAVLDSAIANVALPTIARHLNASAASSIWVVNAYQLAVTISLLPLASLGDRIGYRRVYLGGMILFTVASLGCSLATSLPMLALVRVFQGFGAAGIMSVNTALVRMIYPPSQLGRGIAINAMVVAISSAVGPTVASAVLSVASWPWLFAINVPIGIVALAIGLKALPANTRHDSPYDYPSAVMNALVFGLLIFALDGFGHGERYAYVAAELIGAIAIGYIFVRRQLTQPAPLLPVDLLRIPIFALSVGTSVCSFAAQMLTFVSFPFLLQNTLGFSQVQTGLLITPWPLAIVVAAPLSGVLSDKLSAGWLGGIGLATMACGLLSLATLGAHPQPFDIAWRMALCGAGFGIFQSPNNRTMLAAAPRARSGGASGMLGTARLTGQTLGAALVALIFGIAPQRGPTIALYVAACFAAAAAIVSVLRTTQRGTATA from the coding sequence ATGACCGCTGCCACAGAACAAGGACTCCCGCTGCCTGCCCGCTACTGGGCGATCATCGTGGTCGCGCTCGGCGTCACGCTTGCCGTACTCGACAGCGCCATCGCCAATGTCGCGCTGCCCACCATCGCGCGCCATCTGAATGCCAGCGCCGCGTCCTCGATCTGGGTCGTCAACGCCTACCAGCTCGCGGTGACGATCTCGCTGCTGCCGCTCGCGTCGCTCGGCGACCGCATCGGCTACCGGCGCGTCTATCTCGGCGGGATGATCCTGTTCACAGTCGCCTCGCTCGGCTGCTCGCTTGCCACTTCGCTACCGATGCTCGCGCTCGTGCGGGTATTCCAGGGCTTCGGCGCGGCCGGCATCATGAGCGTGAACACGGCGCTCGTGCGCATGATCTATCCGCCCAGCCAGCTCGGACGCGGTATCGCCATCAACGCCATGGTGGTCGCGATATCGTCCGCGGTGGGACCTACGGTTGCGTCGGCGGTGCTGTCGGTTGCATCGTGGCCGTGGCTGTTCGCGATCAACGTGCCGATCGGCATCGTCGCGCTCGCGATCGGCCTGAAGGCACTGCCCGCCAACACGCGGCACGACTCGCCCTACGACTATCCGAGTGCCGTGATGAACGCGCTCGTTTTCGGTCTGCTGATCTTCGCGCTCGACGGTTTCGGTCACGGCGAACGTTACGCGTACGTCGCGGCCGAACTGATCGGTGCGATCGCGATCGGCTACATCTTCGTGCGCCGGCAACTGACCCAACCCGCACCGCTGCTGCCCGTCGACCTGCTGCGCATCCCGATCTTCGCGCTCTCAGTGGGGACGTCGGTGTGTTCGTTCGCAGCGCAGATGCTGACGTTCGTGTCGTTCCCGTTCCTGTTGCAGAACACGCTCGGTTTCTCGCAAGTGCAGACCGGGCTGTTGATCACGCCATGGCCGCTTGCCATCGTCGTCGCGGCGCCGCTCTCGGGGGTGCTGTCGGACAAGCTGTCGGCGGGATGGCTGGGGGGAATCGGCCTGGCCACGATGGCCTGTGGACTGCTGTCGCTCGCGACGCTGGGCGCTCATCCGCAGCCGTTCGATATCGCCTGGCGAATGGCGCTGTGCGGCGCGGGCTTCGGCATTTTTCAGTCGCCGAACAATCGCACGATGCTGGCTGCCGCGCCGCGCGCGCGCAGCGGCGGCGCAAGCGGCATGCTCGGCACCGCCCGGCTCACTGGGCAGACACTTGGCGCGGCACTCGTTGCGTTGATCTTCGGGATAGCGCCGCAGCGCGGACCGACCATCGCGCTGTATGTCGCGGCGTGTTTCGCCGCGGCCGCGGCCATCGTCAGCGTGCTGCGGACCACGCAGCGCGGCACTGCGACCGCCTGA
- a CDS encoding rubredoxin, translated as MSEVIEYKSWVCLICGWIYNEEEGLPEEGIAAGTRFADIPEDWRCPLCDVGKAEFAAVEF; from the coding sequence GTGAGTGAAGTGATCGAATATAAAAGCTGGGTCTGCCTGATTTGCGGCTGGATTTATAACGAAGAAGAAGGGTTGCCTGAGGAAGGCATTGCGGCGGGCACTCGCTTTGCCGATATTCCCGAGGACTGGCGCTGCCCGCTGTGCGACGTGGGTAAGGCTGAATTTGCCGCGGTGGAGTTTTAA
- a CDS encoding transposase produces the protein MPTLPLSDDAWSQVRHLFPYSDARRFGRASRDPREVLNAVLWVVTQHERWQHLPADYPPSQTCYIKWLQWTRAGIMSEALLLLDLYSETEQQLERQLEEEQTA, from the coding sequence ATGCCAACACTTCCTCTTTCAGACGACGCCTGGAGTCAAGTCAGGCATCTCTTCCCGTATAGCGACGCCCGTCGTTTCGGGCGCGCGAGCCGTGATCCGCGGGAAGTGCTCAATGCTGTCCTGTGGGTGGTCACCCAGCACGAGCGCTGGCAGCATCTACCCGCCGATTACCCGCCGTCGCAGACCTGCTACATCAAGTGGCTGCAATGGACGCGCGCGGGAATCATGTCCGAGGCGCTGCTGCTGCTCGACCTTTATAGCGAAACGGAACAGCAACTGGAACGGCAACTAGAAGAAGAGCAGACGGCGTGA
- the otsA gene encoding alpha,alpha-trehalose-phosphate synthase (UDP-forming) yields the protein MSRLIVVSNRVAPTQEGRPAAGGLAIGVLDALKETGGVWFGWSGETVAEPSDPVIEKQGNVTYATVGLTKRDYDQYYRGFSNATLWPAFHYRNDLSRYDRQEYTGYLRVNETLAKQLKAMLQPDDIIWVHDYHLLPFARCLRDLGVKNPIGFFLHIPFPVPEVLRTVPPHEELVRSMCSYDVIGFQTDADRQSFVDYIERGGHGSASDDGMLHAYNRFMKVGAYPIGIYPDAIAKASVQFSDRKAVKSLRDGLRGRKLIMSVDRLDYSKGLVERFQAFERLLLSGPGWHGRVSLVQIAPPTRSDVQTYQRIRQTLEGEAGRINGRFAQLDWTPIQYLNRKYERNLLMALFRQAQVGYVTPLRDGMNLVAKEYVASQDPTDPGVLVLSQFAGAAEQLPGALVVNPFDLSQMAEALERALSMPLAERQARHADMMAPMRENNLSVWRDTFLADLRNVATASSVAEKAVKLADVTAS from the coding sequence ATGAGTAGATTGATCGTGGTATCGAATCGCGTTGCGCCGACCCAGGAAGGTCGCCCTGCCGCCGGCGGCCTGGCCATCGGTGTTCTGGACGCGCTCAAGGAGACCGGCGGCGTGTGGTTCGGCTGGAGCGGCGAGACCGTCGCGGAGCCGTCCGATCCGGTGATCGAGAAGCAGGGCAACGTCACCTATGCAACGGTCGGTCTCACGAAGCGCGACTACGATCAGTATTACCGGGGTTTTTCGAACGCGACGCTGTGGCCCGCCTTCCACTACCGGAACGATCTGTCGCGCTACGATCGACAGGAATATACCGGCTATCTGCGCGTCAACGAGACGCTCGCGAAGCAGCTAAAAGCGATGCTGCAGCCCGACGACATCATCTGGGTCCACGACTATCACCTGTTGCCGTTCGCGCGTTGTTTGCGCGATCTCGGCGTGAAGAATCCGATCGGTTTTTTCCTGCACATTCCGTTTCCGGTGCCAGAGGTGCTACGTACCGTGCCGCCGCACGAGGAACTCGTGAGGAGCATGTGCAGCTACGACGTGATCGGTTTTCAGACCGATGCGGACCGGCAGTCGTTTGTCGACTACATCGAGCGCGGCGGCCACGGCAGTGCGAGCGACGACGGCATGCTGCACGCGTACAACCGCTTCATGAAGGTCGGTGCGTATCCGATCGGGATCTATCCCGATGCGATTGCGAAGGCGTCCGTGCAGTTCAGCGATCGCAAGGCTGTGAAGAGTTTGCGCGACGGTCTGCGCGGTCGCAAGCTGATCATGAGCGTCGACCGGCTCGATTATTCGAAGGGACTGGTGGAGCGCTTTCAGGCATTCGAGCGATTGCTGCTGAGCGGGCCGGGCTGGCATGGTCGCGTGTCGCTGGTGCAGATCGCGCCGCCGACGCGCTCCGACGTGCAGACTTATCAGCGCATCCGTCAGACGCTCGAAGGCGAAGCCGGCCGGATCAACGGACGCTTCGCGCAGCTCGACTGGACACCGATCCAGTATCTGAATCGCAAGTACGAACGCAATCTGCTGATGGCGCTGTTCCGGCAAGCGCAGGTCGGCTATGTGACGCCGCTGCGCGACGGCATGAATCTGGTGGCGAAGGAGTATGTCGCGTCGCAGGATCCGACCGATCCAGGCGTGCTCGTGCTGTCGCAGTTCGCCGGTGCCGCGGAGCAGTTACCGGGCGCGCTCGTCGTCAACCCATTCGATCTGTCGCAGATGGCCGAAGCGCTTGAGCGCGCGCTGTCGATGCCGCTCGCCGAACGCCAGGCACGCCATGCCGACATGATGGCGCCGATGCGCGAGAACAATCTGTCGGTCTGGCGCGATACGTTCCTCGCCGATTTGCGCAATGTCGCGACGGCGTCGTCGGTGGCGGAGAAGGCGGTGAAGCTCGCGGATGTGACGGCGTCGTAA
- the dcm gene encoding DNA (cytosine-5-)-methyltransferase: MTLAAPLDLLKQARTRFTQREIAAYVGKDIKTVRRWEKGETPCPAMLEPALHTLLQTTALAPVDAPARFRFIDLFAGIGGIRMGFEAHGGACVFTSEWNAFSKKTYVENFGAEREFIGDIVSFPTDAIPEHDILLGGFPCQPFSIAGVSKKNALGRPHGFECTTQGTLFFDVARIIAARRPAAFLLENVKNLLSHDKGRTFEVILQTLRDELGYDVHYRVIDGQHFTPQHRERILLVGFREKTAFSWDDLQLPTHEPRLASILHRTDGSEPLLPWDGDRFFDHAKRHVQPKYTLTPKLWAYLQHYAEKHRAAGNGFGFGLAYPDSVTRTLSARYHKDGSEILVHQGSRKRPRRLTPRECARLMGFPDTFRIPVSDTQAYRQFGNSVVMPVMREVARIMLPHVDTLLGASSVALPTSATPTLALVA; this comes from the coding sequence GTGACCCTGGCCGCCCCGCTCGATCTGTTGAAACAGGCGCGCACCCGCTTTACACAACGAGAAATCGCCGCCTACGTCGGCAAGGACATCAAGACGGTACGGCGCTGGGAAAAAGGCGAAACGCCTTGCCCCGCGATGCTGGAACCGGCGCTGCACACGTTGCTGCAAACCACCGCCCTCGCTCCGGTCGACGCCCCTGCGCGCTTTCGCTTCATCGATCTGTTCGCCGGCATCGGCGGCATCCGCATGGGCTTCGAAGCGCACGGCGGCGCCTGCGTATTCACGAGCGAGTGGAACGCGTTCTCGAAGAAAACCTACGTCGAAAACTTCGGCGCCGAGCGGGAGTTCATCGGCGACATCGTGTCCTTTCCCACCGATGCCATCCCCGAGCACGACATCCTGCTCGGCGGCTTTCCGTGTCAGCCATTCTCGATCGCCGGCGTCAGCAAGAAGAACGCCCTTGGGCGGCCGCATGGGTTCGAGTGCACGACTCAGGGCACGCTCTTTTTCGACGTCGCACGGATCATCGCGGCGCGCCGTCCGGCCGCGTTTCTGCTGGAGAACGTCAAGAACCTGCTGTCGCACGATAAAGGCCGCACGTTCGAGGTGATCCTGCAGACGCTGCGCGACGAACTCGGCTACGACGTGCATTACCGCGTGATCGACGGGCAGCATTTCACGCCGCAGCATCGCGAGCGGATTCTGCTGGTCGGGTTTCGCGAGAAGACCGCGTTCTCGTGGGACGACCTGCAACTGCCCACACACGAGCCGCGGCTCGCCTCGATCCTCCATCGCACCGACGGCAGCGAGCCGCTGCTGCCGTGGGATGGCGACCGTTTCTTCGATCATGCGAAGCGTCACGTGCAACCGAAGTACACGCTCACGCCGAAGCTATGGGCGTACCTGCAGCATTACGCGGAGAAGCATCGCGCGGCAGGCAACGGTTTTGGCTTCGGGCTGGCCTATCCGGACAGCGTGACGCGCACATTGTCGGCGCGCTATCACAAGGACGGCTCGGAGATTCTCGTGCATCAAGGCTCGCGCAAGCGTCCGCGGCGTCTCACGCCGCGCGAGTGCGCACGGCTGATGGGCTTTCCCGACACGTTCCGGATTCCAGTCAGCGACACGCAGGCGTACCGGCAGTTCGGCAATAGCGTTGTGATGCCCGTGATGCGCGAGGTCGCGCGCATCATGCTGCCGCATGTCGATACGCTGCTCGGCGCGAGCTCAGTGGCGCTGCCAACGTCGGCGACTCCGACGCTCGCACTCGTCGCGTAA